The DNA region CCGTCCCCGCGACGAACTGGTCGCGGGGGTTCTGGAACACCATCCCCACGCGCGTCCGGGCGTAGACGGGGTCGTCCGTCACGTCCCGACCGTCGACGCGGACCGTCCCCTCGTCGGGCTCCAGCAGCGCGTCGAAGTGTCTGACCAGCGTGGTCTTCCCGCTACCGTTCGCGCCGACGACCGCGACGGCCTCGCCGTCGGCGACCGACAGCGAGACGCCGTCGACGGCCGCGACCCCGCCGTAGCGGTGGACGAGCCCCTCGGTCTCGATCATTCCCGGAGGGCGACGGCGCCGCCCTCGACGACGGCGACGGCGACGAACACCTTCACCACGTCCGGCACGGCGAACGGCGCCATGATCCCGGCGGCCGCGCCGATCGAGATGCCCAGTACCTCGGCCATCCACGGGAGGCCGACCGCGTAGACGACGACCAGCCCGGCGGCCACCGCCGCGAGTTCGACCGCGACGGACAGCTCCGAGACGGGTCGCGGTTCGATCCCGCGGTGGGCGACCGCGCCGACGACGACCGCCGACAGCGCGAAGCCCACGAGGAATCCGCCGGTCCGGCCGCCGAAGTAGCCGATGCCCGCCGCGCCGTTGGAGAACACCGGCGCGCCCGCCGCGCCCGCGACCAGATAGAGCGCCATCGCGAACCCGCCCCACAGCGGCCCGAGCAGCAGCCCCGCGAAGAAGGGGCCGAACGGCTGCAGCGAGAACGGGACCCCGACGCTCGGGATCGGGATCGACAGCTGTGCGAGCGCCGCCGTCAGCGCCGCCAGCACCGCCGCCCCCGCCAGGTTCCGAACCGTGTCGTCGTCCACCAGCTCGACGGACTCGTACTCCTGTGCCATACCTCTCCGTGCCCCGTCAACCGATAAATAGACACTGGTTTACGCGACTTCGACCCCGTTCGGTCCCGGCTCGGGGCCAGGTCGAAGCCGAACCCGGAACCGGATCGGAGCCGGTCCCGGCCGCCGCGAGCGGGGGATTTACCACCCGTCCGGTCGCGGTCGACCCATGGAACACGTCACCGTGCAGGGCGCCGAGGTCCCAGCCGTCGGCCTCGGAACGTGGCAACTCACCGGCGAGGAGTGTTACGAGACGGTCTCGACCGCGCTCGAACTCGGCTACCGCCACGTCGACACCGCCCAGATGTACGACAACGAGGAGCAGGTGGGCCGTGCGATCGCCGACTCGGACGTGGACCGCGACGACGTGTGGATCACGACGAAGGTCACGCCGGGCAACGCCCGCCGGGCGGACGTGGTCGAGAGCACGGAGGAGAGTCTCGACCGCCTCGGCACCGACTACGTCGATCTGCTCCTGCTCCACTGGCCGAACCCCCTCGTCTCCTTCCGCGACACCGCCCGCGGCATGGCCGAGCTGCGCGACGACGGCCTGATCCGTCACGCCGGCGTCAGCAACTTCCGGCGCTGGCGCCTGCGCCGCGCCCGCGAGAAGTCGACCATCCCCATCCTCGCCGACCAGGTGCGATTCCACCCCTTCTACCCCCACGGCGCCCTCCGGGAGTACTGCGCGAAGGCCGACACGATGCTGACGGCCTACAGCCCGCTCGCCCACGGCGGGATGATCGACGACCCCGTCCTCGCCGAGATCGGCGAGCGCTACGACAAGACGCCCGCCCAGGTCGCGCTCCGCTGGGCCACCGGCTTCGAGCACGTCGCCGCCATTCCCAAGACGACCTCCCGCGAGCACCTCCGCCAGAACATCGAAATTTTCGACTTCGAGCTCACCGACGACGAGCGCGACCGGATCACCCGCCCGTCCTACCTGAAGTCCGCCGGCCTCTTTCTCCGCAACGAGATGGGGATCTGAGCGGAGACCGAACGAGAGAGTCTGCGGTGGCGCGCGCTGTCGCGCGCTTTCATGCGCGCGACGTAGCCGCGCGAAGTCTTCTCGAACTCGTGAGAGAAGGCTCGTCAGAGCTTGTCTCTGACGGTGGATGAGCCATCGCAGGCCGCAGGCCGAGAAGTGCAATCGGCTGGGGAGGCTCGTGGCCGTCTGCGGTGCTGTGCGGGGCGGGCGGTGCGGCCGCGGTGCCGTGCAGTCCTGGCGGACTGAAAGGGCGAGACGCGCTCGCGTTTATGTAGTCGCCTGAGCGACCCCTATCCGAAGCGGCTCTCGGCCGCGAGGATATGTCGCTCAGCGACCGCGAGCGCGGCGAGGGCTTTCATCGCCCGCTGTCTCCTGCAGTCGCTTCTCCAGCGCGCGAAATCACCCACCGATCGCGCTCAAGCTCACTCCCGTTCGGACTCCAACCCCTCGACGCGCTCCTGCAGTTCGTCGATCTCCCGGCCCCGGCGAAGCGCGCGCTTCAGGAAGCGCCGACGAGAAGCACCACAGGGACCGACAGTACGGTCGCGAACAGCAGGACGGTCAGCAGTTCCGCGGAGCCGCCGGACTGGAGCGGGACCATGCCCGACGGTGGAACCGCCGATCGGTTCGGTCTTGCGGACTCGTGAACACGGATCACCGTGGCTGTTTGACGTGGCGCTACACTGTGGGCGTTCAGTCGCCGCAGTGTGCAAACAGTCCGCACGCCGACCGGGGATTGATTGACGGGTCCGCCCAAGCCCCGGCCATGGTCGTCTCGGGGATCCGGCGGTGGAGTTTCACGCGCGACTACGAGGTCGGGGACGGGCCGTGGCCGGTCGACGACGAGGCGAGCGTCGAGTACGACGCCGACGACCGGCGGGTCCTGGTCGAGGGCGTGTTCCACGACGGGCCGTCGGATCACGAGGGGTGCGCTCGCCGCGTCGAGTTCGCTCCAGATGGAGGCGTGCTCCGCGTCGACGTCGGGAGTGTCCGCAACGGCGACGAGTTCGTCTTCGACATCGCACAGCGGATCCACTACCGGGTAGAAGTCGTCTTCGCCGACGAACTGCCGACCGTCACCGAGGTTCGCCACGTCCCCGACCCCGAGACCGAACAGTTCGCGACGACGGTCGAGCGCCCGGACGCGTGAGGACACTGACGCGGGAAGACACCCGACGCATGAACGCACCCGCGGCTCCCGGGCGAGCGAAGACGGAAAAGCGGAGAGAGATTACCGGGCGGCGGCGGCGACGCGTTCCTTCTCTTCCTTCTGGTTGACGGCGTAGGCGGAGACGTCGTCGTTGGCGGCGGAGGCGAGCTGGTTGGCCAGCGCCTCCTCGGCGTCGGTCGGCGTCTTGAACGAGTCGTTGTAGACGCCCTCGGCGATGAACTTCAGGGCCTGGTCGACGCGGCGCTGGGGCGCGACGTCGACGGCCTTCGGGACCGAGATACCACCGTACTTCAGGCGGACGGTCTCCTCGCGCGGGGCGGCGTTCTCCACGGCGGAGACGAGCACCTGGACGGGGTTCTCGTCGGTGCGCTCGTGGATGATGTCGAAGGCGTCGCGCGTGATGCGCATGACCTTCTGCTTGTCGCCGGTGTTCTCCTCGGTCTGCATGAGCCGGTTGATCAGCCGTTCGACGATGCTGATCTCCGACTTCTGGAACTGCTTGCCGGCGTGGCGACCCATCGTGTGGGCGATGGGCGTGACCGTGATGTAGCGCTCGGTCGAGGGGTCGGAGTACTCGATGTCGGTGACCTCCCACTCGCCGAACAGCTTGGCGGGCGCGTCCTCGTCGTCCGTCCCGGCCGGGGCGTCCGGCTCGGGCGCTTCGTCGTCGGCACTCATGGTTATCGGACCGGTTTCTCCGCGTTACCGCGAACGAGTTCGATCATCGAGACGCCGTTGACCTTCTCGACCTTGTAGTTGACCCCCGAGAGGTCGCCCATCGCGCGGCCCTTCGCGCCGCCGATGCCGGCGATGGTGACCTCGTCGTGCTCGTCGATGAACGAGATGGCGCCGTCACCGGGACAGAACGCGGTGACCTGCTTCCCGTTCTTGATGAGCTGGACCCGGACGCACTTCCGGATCGCGGAGTTGGGCTGTTTCGCTTCGATGCCGACCTTCTCCAGGACGATGCCCCGTCCCTGCGGCGCGCCCTCCAGCGGGTCGGACTTCTGTCCGAGACCCCGCTCGCGGCGCGCGTAGTCGGAGTCGGACCACCGGTGTTGCTGGCGGTCCTTCTTCAGTTTGCGGGCGGCGTATTTGCCGTTCGCCATAGTGGCCGTGGATACCCGACGGAGGTACTTAAGCGTCCTCTTTCGGCCCGTCGCCTGTGACGCTCCCACGTGGCCCGCCCGTCCCGGTTTCCGACGGCTCCACGTCGCCGGTTTCGTCCCGTCGGTTCGAACGATATCTCAACGAAAATTTATCACCCTCCGACAAAACGGTAGGGTCATGGGTGTGACAGATTCGGTGGAGTCGACGCTCCCCGACGGTGTGACCGAGCGAGTGGACGACCTGGAGTCGGTCGGGCTCCCGGGCGCGGTGGTCGTCGTCGCGCTGGTGGTCCGTCTCCGCGCGCTGACGGCCGAGAGCCTCTGGATGGACGAGGTGTACTCGATCACGTACGCCACCGAGCGGTCGACCCTGGCGATCCTGACGGAGCTGCCCCTGGAGGACCCCCACCCGCCGCTGTACTACCTCCTGCTCCGCGGGTGGACCGCCGTCTTCGGCGCGAGCAAGGCCGCGACCCGCTCGATGTCGGTCGTCTTCGGCGTCGCGGCCGTCGCCCTGCTGTTCGCGCTCGGCCGACGCCTCTACGACCGCGAGACCGCCACCGTCGGGGCGGCGATGCTGGCGCTGTCGGGGATGCACCTCTACTTCTCGCAGGACACGCGGATGTACTCGCTGTACACCGCGCTGGCGGTCGCCTCGCTGTACTGGTACGTCCGGATCGTGTTCGACGGCGACCGCTCGCGCCGGACGCTCGCCGGCTACGTCGCCGCGACGGTGCTGCTCGGCTACACGCACGTCTTCGGGCTGTTCCTGGTCCTCGCCCAGAACTGCTACCTGCTGGTCCACGTCCTCCGGACCGAACGCTCGACGGGGGTCGAACTCCTCCGGAACTGGGTCGGCCTCCAGGCCGCCACGGCCCTGTTGCTCGGCCCGTTCCTGGCGGTCCTCGGGATGCGACTGCTCGGCTACCCGCCGTTCGACAGCGCCTCGCCGACCTGGATCCCGGTCCCCGAGCCGGGCCTGCTCGTCGACACGGTCGCCCGCTACTACGAGTACGGCTGGCTGTGGGACTCGTGGGCGATCGGGTTCATCGCCGCCTCGCTCGTGCTCGGCGGCTGGGCACTCCGCAGCGACACCGACCCCGAGGACCCCGCGGGACGGCTCGACCGACTGCTCCCGTCGCGGCGGGCGACCTTCCTGCTTTTCGTCCTCGTCGTGCCGGTCGTCGTGCCGTTCGCCGTCTCGCTGACGGTCGAACCGATCTACCGCGCGAAGTACACCGCCGCGGCGTCGATCGGACTGTTCCTCCTCGTCGCCCGCGGGATCGCCGAGCTCCGGTGGACGAACATCGGCGCCGGCCGCTTCGCCGTCGCCGGACTGCTCCTGCTGGCGATGGCCGCCTCGGTCGCCGTGCTCCACGGGTCGCCGCAGAACCCCCAGTGGGAGGGCGCCGTCGAGGGCGTCGAGCGACACGGGGACGACCCGCACATCGTCGTCGTCGGCGGCGACGTGCCCGAGCGGTTCTACCCCGCCGTCCACGTCGCCGGCGAGGAGTCGGCCACCGCCGTCCAGGCGAGCGAGGCGGACACCCTCGGGGAAGTCATCGCGGAGCGGCGCGCGCGGGGCGAACAGGTCTGGCTGCTGATCTCGCAGTGGCGGACCGACCGCGACCAGCGCCGCGTCATCGGCGACCAGCTCGGCAGTCGGGACCTCCGGGCCGACGGCCAGCTCGAATACTTCGCGGTCTGGACGCTCCGGGTCGGCAACGCCACCGACGACGGGGCGAACGCCGAGAGCCGACGACCGGCCGCTGTCGGCTGAGCGGACGGGAGCCCGCGGGGCGGGTGACGCCGCTGGCGTCGGTAGACGGACCCGAGAAATCGGGAAACGGGTAGCGCGATTTGGAGCGGGCTGGAGAAGTCGGGAGACGGGGCCGAAAGAGTTGGGAGATGGGAAGCGCCGCCCTACGTCAGTTCGATCTCGTCGATGTCGAAGTGGCGGGCGGCGAGTTCGCGGGCGGCGTCGATGTTGCGGCCGCCCTTGCCGATGGCGGCGCCCCGATCTTCGTCGGCGACCTCGGCGTAGGCGACCCGGTCGTCGTTCTCGCTGATCGTGACGTTGTAGACCGCCGCGGGGGCGAGCGCGCTGGCGACGAAGTCCTCGGCGGTCGGCGCGTCCTCGACGAGCTTGATCTCGCGGTCGAGCTGCTGCTCGACGGCCTGGACGTGCTGGCCGCCCGGGCCGATGGCCTCGCCCATCTCGCCGGCGGCGACGAGGAAGACCAGCCGGTCGTACTCCTCGTCGACGACGCAGTCGCGGG from Halosimplex halophilum includes:
- a CDS encoding NusA-like transcription termination signal-binding factor codes for the protein MTVTLSDEAMRLIALFEDETGATARDCVVDEEYDRLVFLVAAGEMGEAIGPGGQHVQAVEQQLDREIKLVEDAPTAEDFVASALAPAAVYNVTISENDDRVAYAEVADEDRGAAIGKGGRNIDAARELAARHFDIDEIELT
- a CDS encoding aldo/keto reductase is translated as MEHVTVQGAEVPAVGLGTWQLTGEECYETVSTALELGYRHVDTAQMYDNEEQVGRAIADSDVDRDDVWITTKVTPGNARRADVVESTEESLDRLGTDYVDLLLLHWPNPLVSFRDTARGMAELRDDGLIRHAGVSNFRRWRLRRAREKSTIPILADQVRFHPFYPHGALREYCAKADTMLTAYSPLAHGGMIDDPVLAEIGERYDKTPAQVALRWATGFEHVAAIPKTTSREHLRQNIEIFDFELTDDERDRITRPSYLKSAGLFLRNEMGI
- a CDS encoding glycosyltransferase family 39 protein — its product is MGVTDSVESTLPDGVTERVDDLESVGLPGAVVVVALVVRLRALTAESLWMDEVYSITYATERSTLAILTELPLEDPHPPLYYLLLRGWTAVFGASKAATRSMSVVFGVAAVALLFALGRRLYDRETATVGAAMLALSGMHLYFSQDTRMYSLYTALAVASLYWYVRIVFDGDRSRRTLAGYVAATVLLGYTHVFGLFLVLAQNCYLLVHVLRTERSTGVELLRNWVGLQAATALLLGPFLAVLGMRLLGYPPFDSASPTWIPVPEPGLLVDTVARYYEYGWLWDSWAIGFIAASLVLGGWALRSDTDPEDPAGRLDRLLPSRRATFLLFVLVVPVVVPFAVSLTVEPIYRAKYTAAASIGLFLLVARGIAELRWTNIGAGRFAVAGLLLLAMAASVAVLHGSPQNPQWEGAVEGVERHGDDPHIVVVGGDVPERFYPAVHVAGEESATAVQASEADTLGEVIAERRARGEQVWLLISQWRTDRDQRRVIGDQLGSRDLRADGQLEYFAVWTLRVGNATDDGANAESRRPAAVG
- a CDS encoding 30S ribosomal protein S7, whose amino-acid sequence is MSADDEAPEPDAPAGTDDEDAPAKLFGEWEVTDIEYSDPSTERYITVTPIAHTMGRHAGKQFQKSEISIVERLINRLMQTEENTGDKQKVMRITRDAFDIIHERTDENPVQVLVSAVENAAPREETVRLKYGGISVPKAVDVAPQRRVDQALKFIAEGVYNDSFKTPTDAEEALANQLASAANDDVSAYAVNQKEEKERVAAAAR
- a CDS encoding biotin transporter BioY, which translates into the protein MAQEYESVELVDDDTVRNLAGAAVLAALTAALAQLSIPIPSVGVPFSLQPFGPFFAGLLLGPLWGGFAMALYLVAGAAGAPVFSNGAAGIGYFGGRTGGFLVGFALSAVVVGAVAHRGIEPRPVSELSVAVELAAVAAGLVVVYAVGLPWMAEVLGISIGAAAGIMAPFAVPDVVKVFVAVAVVEGGAVALRE
- a CDS encoding 30S ribosomal protein S12 produces the protein MANGKYAARKLKKDRQQHRWSDSDYARRERGLGQKSDPLEGAPQGRGIVLEKVGIEAKQPNSAIRKCVRVQLIKNGKQVTAFCPGDGAISFIDEHDEVTIAGIGGAKGRAMGDLSGVNYKVEKVNGVSMIELVRGNAEKPVR